One Ranitomeya imitator isolate aRanImi1 chromosome 1, aRanImi1.pri, whole genome shotgun sequence DNA window includes the following coding sequences:
- the LOC138665947 gene encoding olfactory receptor 6B1-like, producing MANQTNVKEFIILGFSSIQEYQKFLYVFFLLIYVTTLTVNISLIVIIWFGQQLHKPMYYFLGNLSFLELGYISVTVPKIIVDIPRKRKSISFSGCMTQLFFFTFLGATETILLAVMSFDRFLAVCYPLRYTSIMSHRVCSILAIASWVLGFLTTSFPIIKISQLHFCSANVINHFFCEAAPLLKLSCSDPYFKELTVIICASSVILSSLLLTMMSYGYILQTILRIPSATGKQKAASTCASHLIVVTTFYSTMFAMYIKPTASQGSLNKVMALFYAVFTPLVNPFIYSLRNKEVKKALVLFLKKRMLYSSGKN from the coding sequence ATGGCAAACCAGACTAATGTGAAAGAATTTATTATTCTGGGATTCTCTAGTATTCAAGAATATCAGaaatttttgtatgtgtttttcttGTTAATTTACGTCACAACACTTACTGTAAATATATCTCTTATAGTCATAATTTGGTTTGGCCAGCAACTTCACAAACCCATGTATTACTTTCTTGGCAATTTATCCTTTTTGGAATTAGGTTACATTTCAGTAACGGTTCCTAAAATTATAGTGGATATcccaagaaagagaaaaagcatttCCTTTTCTGGTTGCATGACTCAGCTTTTCTTCTTCACTTTCCTTGGAGCCACAGAGACCATCCTACTTGCAGTAATGTCCTTTGATCGATTTTTGGCGGTGTGTTACCCTCTGCGCTACACGAGCATCATGAGTCATAGGGTTTGCTCTATTCTTGCAATTGCATCCTGGGTCCTTGGCTTCCTGACTACGTCATTTCCAATTATCAAAATATCACAGCTACATTTTTGCAGTGCCAATGTTATCAATCATTTCTTTTGTGAAGCTGCTCCTTTACTTAAATTGTCTTGCTCTGACCCTTACTTTAAAGAACTGACCGTTATAATTTGTGCGTCATCCGTCATCCTTAGCTCACTTTTACTTACTATGATGTCCTATGGGTATATTCTACAGACAATTCTGAGAATTCCATCTGCTACAGGAAAACAGAAAGCGGCTTCTACCTGTGCTTCTCATCTTATAGTGGTTACTACGTTCTATTCCACAATGTTTGCAATGTACATTAAGCCCACGGCTAGTCAAGGATCTCTAAACAAAGTGATGGCATTGTTCTATGCTGTCTTCACTCCACTTGTCAACCCATTTATATACAGCCTACGTAACAAGGAAGTTAAAAAAGCCCTTGTACTGTTCTTAAAGAAAAGAAtgttatatagctctggcaaaaattaa